Proteins from a genomic interval of Osmia bicornis bicornis chromosome 13, iOsmBic2.1, whole genome shotgun sequence:
- the LOC114873673 gene encoding 43 kDa receptor-associated protein of the synapse homolog, translating into MSWESISSRDYLGGPASHQLSATALLGSPDGSRHPLDVCEFTEEDYRHQGSNGNGHYQNGRSGSGLWECLIGCRRRLDQHMARRRVEQGLKLYRAHKQQAAVRKWRGALKNIRQREDKFALLGYLYQAYMDWGKYRDSIDFGHKQLCISEELDSPNMRAEAYLNLARAHERLGALDRALDYARHSLYNECDQCATAGLVHLTVGRVHLELAGFCKALEAFQRAHKIAHSIQDPSLELQVYVGLSELFCRLHDADKSARYAARAYDLSRSLQLGDLNSRHHRAALLQMAAALRKKGELGDAHDYCSEATRLSLVSGDQASYARSIRIMGDIYRKKSDINKAFRQYESAMGSAAATGDRLCQMEAMDGAARCLEALRLQHKICNCRPLEFNTRLLEVAGSVGAKFLVRTVRSRLSRIYGSLGDEEQKAHHERLAAAMEEDLELRCGSCNEPFGLEADSLEALPCSHILHARCAYDILKRRDKKKKRLCPDCHKSVSSRLYLHCEDPHGMSTLNHSSLSLASLRASSLATLDDCHAATSSV; encoded by the exons ATGTCATGGGAATCTATATCTTCGAGAGATTATCTCGG CGGTCCGGCCAGCCATCAGTTATCGGCGACCGCTCTGTTGGGTAGTCCGGACGGATCGCGACATCCTTTGGACGTATGCGAGTTCACCGAGGAGGATTATCGGCACCAGGGTTCGAACGGAAACGGCCACTACCAGAACGGCAGGTCCGGGTCTGGTTTGTGGGAATGTCTGATAGGATGCAGACGTCGTTTGGATCAGCATATGGCTCGAAGACGG GTGGAACAAGGCTTGAAACTGTACCGCGCCCACAAACAACAGGCCGCTGTTCGAAAATGGAGGGGCGCTTTGAAAAACATCAGACAACGGGAAGACAAATTTGCTCTTCTCGGCTATCTGTATCAAGCTTACATGGACTGGGGAAAGTACAG GGATAGCATCGACTTTGGCCACAAACAATTGTGCATCTCCGAGGAGCTGGACTCGCCTAACATGCGTGCAGAGGCATACTTGAATTTGGCGAGGGCACACGAAAGATTGGGCGCGCTCGATAGAGCCTTGGATTACGCGAGACACAG TTTGTACAACGAATGCGATCAGTGCGCGACCGCTGGACTGGTTCATCTGACGGTAGGCAGAGTCCACTTGGAACTGGCTGGATTTTGCAAAGCTTTGGAAGCGTTTCAGAGAGCGCACAAAATTGCCCATTCCATTCAAGACCCCTCGCTGGAGTTACAA GTATACGTTGGTCTGTCGGAGTTGTTCTGCAGATTGCACGACGCGGATAAAAGCGCGAGATACGCCGCACGGGCGTACGATCTCTCGAGGAGTTTACAATTGGGCGATTTGAATTCGCGCCATCACAGGGCGGCCTTGCTGCAAATGGCCGCGGCGCTTCGAAAAAAGGGCGAACTCGGTGACGCCCACGACTATTGCTCG GAGGCAACGCGACTCTCGCTAGTTTCCGGGGATCAAGCCAGCTATGCCCGAAGTATACGAATAATGGGGGATATTTATCGGAAAAAATCCGACATAAAC AAAGCGTTTCGGCAATACGAAAGCGCGATGGGTTCCGCGGCAGCGACCGGCGATCGCCTCTGCCAAATGGAGGCGATGGACGGTGCCGCGAGATGTCTCGAAGCCCTTCGACTTCAGCATAAAATATGCAATTGTCGTCCCCTAGAGTTCAACACGAGACTACTCGAAGTTGCTGGATCGGTCGGTGCTAAG TTCCTGGTGCGAACCGTGAGATCAAGGCTCTCGCGGATTTACGGTTCCCTCGGTGACGAAGAACAAAAGGCCCATCACGAAAGATTAGCCGCGGCGATGGAGGAAGACTTGGAGTTGCGATGCGGTAGCTGCAACGAGCCGTTCGGTCTCGAGGCCGATTCCTTGGAGGCGCTTCCCTGCTCTCACATATTGCACGCCAG GTGCGCATACGACATCTTGAAGAGACGcgacaagaagaagaaacgtcTGTGTCCCGACTGTCACAAGTCCGTTAGTTCACGATTGTACCTGCATTGCGAAGACCCTCACGGCATGAGTACTTTGAATCATAGTTCCTTGAGTCTGGCGTCGTTGAGAGCCAGCAGTCTAGCCACGCTAGACGATTGTCACGCTGCCACGAGCAGCGTTTAA
- the LOC114873669 gene encoding LOW QUALITY PROTEIN: protein PAT1 homolog 1 (The sequence of the model RefSeq protein was modified relative to this genomic sequence to represent the inferred CDS: inserted 2 bases in 1 codon), translating to MKNSSLEDGLDCPLEEDDIGEEEEYDALNDETFGSEATIGDWEKDHEKLAKITESSRPQHQSAGGKKNGVHTDIEDNLSHLVLDEKEGIVPRPGVWDSPNLSVPKPRPPLTLPSALTNVCTVEELEKGLIANRPPPGLNKLPQTQQQKPDGSLLFDSLSGPPRFPPGLGLPPPHPVVLPPNMRFPHPPFVQHPRLLPNPPGNVLRYPVAPHLMLPHPAQRQPIHGSFCNSFPQPPHSNLGHPPFLRPDHGMMPPFPSNQTNHQQQQQQHSFPHPGNQRNQNRPFHHVEPQGNHQTFFKNNQQHRNYDRNNQRQYHYHHQYQGINGVSNSGEYDEYADLMTNREKQWLINIQLLQLNTNEPYVDDYYYTVFCDKRNKQSTNQDQKDKKHNNNNNNGYHRDNRDRDQQSHHVLPRPVYTPMQFENSLGKLQFASVIAPRKVIDMDVVPNSDPQQTTQMQQKDTKRTRQLLLEIERLYVIQLKLEDLHNPLALLSEQQNQEGENETNVVKKTSPELINAMLMALLQLIRDDKLASMLSIRKGKTLLLRFLPFVNVTDHRIQLEELWKAIFRGLAVIGRRDSHLLISLHSEFQRWFNDVQDFGTILRLARSLSDSVSQPIKINSLAFALTNEFGVSVIASMLEQAENLYPTDDSLSSEWSSFIANIIKTIGETPPCVAPCXKHLNRLSHLKSGRYTTLELLLTNANPSEKSMIDIIL from the exons ATGAAG AATAGCAGTTTAGAAGATGGTCTGGATTGTCCATTGGAAGAAGATGATATTGGAGAAGAGGAGGAATACGATGCGCTAAACGATGAAACTTTTGGGTCTGAAGCCACGATCGGCGATTGGGAGAAAGATCATGAAAAACTTGCAAAGATTACAGAATCCAGTCGTCCACAGCACCAAAGTGCTGGAGGAAAAAAA AATGGAGTCCATACCGATATAGAAGATAATTTATCTCATTTGGTGTTAGATGAAAAAGAGGGTATCGTCCCCCGTCCTGGGGTATGGGATAGTCCTAATTTATCTGTTCCTAAACCTCGCCCACCTTTAACCTTACCGTCGGCTTTAACGAACGTTTGCACCGTCGAAGAATTGGAGAAAGGTCTAATCGCGAATAGACCTCCTCCAGGATTAAATAAGCTCCCTCAGACGCAGCAACAGAAGCCCGATGGATCGCTTTTGTTCGATTCCCTATCCGGTCCACCGCGTTTCCCACCGGGGTTGGGTCTACCACCCCCGCATCCCGTTGTTTTACCACCAAACATGAGGTTTCCGCACCCTCCGTTCGTGCAGCATCCTAGACTACTGCCCA ATCCACCCGGAAATGTACTGAGATATCCTGTAGCACCACATTTAATGCTGCCGCATCCTGCGCAAAGGCAGCCAATTCATGGTTCTTTTTGCAACAGTTTCCCA CAACCACCACATTCAAATTTAGGTCATCCTCCATTTTTACGGCCCGATCATGGCATGATGCCTCCTTTTCCTAGCAACCAAACTAATCatcaacaacagcaacaacaacattCTTTTCCGCATCCTGGAAATCAAAGAAATCAAAATAGGCCCTTTCATCATGTGGAACCGCAAGGAAATCATCAAACCTTTTTTAAAAACAACCAACAACATCGTAATTACGACCGAAATAATCAgcgacaatatcattatcatcatcaGTATCAAGGAATAAACGGAGTAAGCAATTCGGGCGAATACGACGAATATGCTGATCTCATGACTAATCGAGAGAAGCAGTGGTTAATTAACATTCAACTGCTACAATTGAACACAAACGAGCCATATGTTGacgattattactataccgtATTCTGcgataaaagaaataaacagaGCACAAATCAGGATCAGAAGGATAAAAAACacaacaataacaacaacaatGGCTACCATAGAGATAATag AGATCGGGATCAGCAATCTCATCATGTACTTCCGAGGCCAGTATACACGCCAATGCAGTTTGAAAACTCGTTAGGTAAACTACAGTTCGCCAGTGTAATCGCACCGCGTAAAGTAATCGACATGGATGTAGTACCAAACAGTGATCCTCAGCAAACAACGCAAATGCAACAGAAAGATACAAAAAGAACGAGACAGTTGTTGCTTGAAATTGAAAGG TTATACGTGATACAATTGAAGCTCGAAGATTTACACAACCCTTTAGCTCTGCTGAGTGAACAACAAAATCAAGAaggagaaaatgaaacaaacgTTGTTAAAAAGACTAGCCCGgaattaataaatgcaatgttGATGGCTCTCCTTCAGTTAATACGAGACGATAAATTAGCAAGTATGCTAAGTATTCGAAAAGGAAAG ACGCTGTTGTTGAGGTTCTTGCCATTCGTGAACGTAACGGACCATCGTATTCAATTAGAAGAGCTGTGGAAGGCTATATTTCGAGGATTAGCCGTAATAGGTCGTAGAGATTCTCATCTGTTAATATCCCTACATTCGGAATTTCAACGTTGGTTCAACGACGTACAAGATTTCGGAACGAtacttcgtctagctcgctcGCTATCAGACTCTGTTAGTCAGCCGATCAAGATCAATAGTTTGGCTTTTGCTCTTACGAACGAG TTTGGTGTATCCGTAATTGCCTCGATGCTTGAACAAGCAGAAAACTTATACCCTACGGATGATTCCTTATCTTCGGAATGGTCCTCCTTCATAGCAAACATCATCAAAACAATTGGTGAAACTCCGCCATGCGTTGCACCTTG CAAGCACTTAAATCGATTATCTCATTTAAAAAGCGGAAGGTACACGACTTTGGAACTTCTACTAACCAATGCTAATCCTTCCGAAAAGTCGATGATCGAcatcattttataa